The Paenibacillus sophorae genome has a segment encoding these proteins:
- a CDS encoding DEAD/DEAH box helicase, giving the protein MSVTLTKKSIKQWCGPYAYQKGERLCRANKIHFTRFDPETNEYSAEVNGSSHHEIQLAFDWNGKPNAQCTCPDLGSFEPFCHHIAAVLIRIYELQLTGDSAAPPIAANEQPGETPDHVENVHLAERILGLFDDKPIRPIHNRTLVETRTPLDVEFILKLLAYNKSTTLFGIELKVGPKALYIVQNIASFLDQLVRGERYPFSPRFNYDPELHSFAKENEAVLRALIEMVRDRAAYRETDRLHAAYVSGRSSDRMLLIPPQAWAGLLPLLTQAPKVTLMDGNLKYDGICLSDEPLPLRFEFDEAGSGDYSLRVHGLEQLTVMEPYGAAFLQGKLLTLPAKQGRRLAELKAILEESNTDDIPIHSGQMESFIEKAVPGFMKLGSVSIAPAIAEQVTQSPLLAKLYLDRVKDRLLAAVEFQYNEVVINPLEDSRKQQDSPRILIRDLERERRIIEVIEQSSFTKTEAGYFMSDEEAEFDFLYTVVPQLEKLMKVYATTAVKLRLHKLDTLPKVSVQVSAAEQMNWLEFRLDMGWIPETEIRSLVKSLEEKRRYYRLPNGSLLPLDSAELQELSKFLKDTGLLYSDIAGAKIRVPLARGIHLIDHEFNALKLDRPVRQLLDNLRNPDNLDFEVPAPLTTVLRDYQRIGYQWLKTLAHYGFGGILADDMGLGKTLQSIAFIASSVPEIRRRRIPALVISPGSLVYNWRNELRKFAPNIRVLIADGSQTERAEKMQRLAEADVVLTSYPLLLRDVELYAKQPFHTLILDEAQAFKNHATQTAQAVKSIQAGYRFALTGTPVENRIEELWSIFSVVFPALFQDRKAFGNLTRKEVSKRARPFMLRRWKSEVLQDLPDKMESIKPTELLPEQKKLYAAYLAKLQQETLKHLSVDGYHKSRIKILAGLTRLRQICCHPALFIEGYKGGSAKLAQLMEIVEECLANRKRMLIFSQFTEMLGLIGHALSDQGIPFFYLDGSTRARERVELCDRFNDGEMDVFLISLKAGGTGLNLTGADTVVLYDLWWNPAVEQQAADRAHRMGQKNVVQVIRLITQGTMEEKMYELQHKKKHLIDEVLGLDQEAVPTLTEQELRELLMI; this is encoded by the coding sequence ATGAGCGTAACGTTAACCAAAAAATCGATCAAACAATGGTGCGGCCCTTATGCTTATCAAAAAGGCGAACGGTTATGCCGCGCGAATAAGATCCATTTTACACGATTCGATCCCGAAACCAATGAATATTCGGCCGAAGTGAATGGCTCCAGCCATCATGAAATTCAGCTTGCGTTTGACTGGAACGGCAAACCGAATGCACAGTGCACCTGCCCCGACCTGGGCTCATTCGAACCCTTTTGCCACCATATTGCCGCTGTTCTGATCCGTATATATGAGCTGCAGCTAACCGGAGATTCAGCCGCTCCACCGATTGCTGCCAATGAGCAGCCCGGAGAAACTCCCGATCATGTGGAAAATGTCCACCTCGCCGAGCGTATTCTCGGACTGTTCGACGATAAGCCCATACGCCCTATCCACAATCGAACGCTCGTGGAAACGAGAACGCCTCTTGACGTGGAGTTCATTCTTAAGCTCTTGGCCTATAACAAAAGCACCACCCTGTTCGGCATCGAGCTTAAAGTTGGCCCCAAAGCCTTATATATCGTGCAAAATATCGCCTCCTTCCTGGATCAGCTTGTACGGGGGGAGCGCTACCCTTTCTCGCCGAGGTTCAACTACGATCCCGAGCTCCACAGCTTTGCGAAAGAAAACGAGGCCGTCCTTCGAGCTTTAATCGAAATGGTACGAGATCGCGCCGCCTATCGCGAAACCGACCGCTTGCACGCCGCCTATGTCTCGGGCAGAAGCAGCGACCGCATGCTGCTGATTCCGCCACAGGCATGGGCAGGCCTGCTTCCTCTGCTGACACAGGCGCCGAAGGTCACCCTTATGGATGGGAACCTCAAATATGACGGCATTTGCTTATCTGATGAACCCCTGCCTCTTCGCTTCGAGTTCGATGAAGCGGGTTCAGGGGACTACTCTTTGCGGGTCCACGGCCTTGAGCAATTGACGGTTATGGAGCCTTATGGAGCGGCCTTCCTTCAGGGTAAGCTGCTTACGCTTCCGGCGAAACAAGGCAGACGACTTGCAGAACTAAAGGCGATTCTCGAAGAATCGAATACGGACGACATTCCGATTCATAGCGGTCAAATGGAGTCTTTTATTGAAAAAGCCGTACCCGGCTTCATGAAACTGGGCAGCGTCAGCATCGCCCCGGCCATTGCCGAGCAGGTTACGCAATCCCCGCTTCTAGCCAAGCTGTATCTGGACCGGGTGAAGGATCGTCTTCTGGCCGCCGTGGAATTTCAATACAATGAGGTCGTCATTAATCCCCTGGAGGATAGCCGGAAGCAGCAGGACTCCCCTCGTATTCTCATCCGGGACCTTGAGCGGGAGCGGCGGATCATCGAAGTGATCGAACAAAGTTCGTTCACGAAGACAGAGGCCGGATACTTCATGAGCGACGAAGAAGCGGAGTTCGACTTCCTGTATACGGTTGTTCCGCAGCTGGAGAAGCTGATGAAGGTGTACGCAACGACGGCTGTGAAGCTCCGGCTGCACAAATTAGATACACTGCCGAAGGTCAGTGTGCAGGTATCCGCAGCCGAGCAAATGAATTGGCTCGAATTCCGCTTGGACATGGGCTGGATTCCGGAAACGGAAATCCGCAGCCTTGTGAAATCCTTGGAGGAAAAGCGGAGATATTACCGCCTGCCGAACGGTTCCTTACTGCCGCTGGACAGCGCCGAGCTTCAAGAGCTATCGAAGTTCCTTAAGGACACGGGGCTTCTCTATTCGGATATAGCGGGAGCGAAGATTCGTGTCCCCCTGGCCCGCGGCATTCATTTGATCGATCATGAATTCAATGCCTTGAAGCTCGACAGGCCGGTTCGCCAGCTCCTCGATAACCTGCGAAATCCGGACAATCTCGACTTCGAGGTCCCGGCTCCTCTTACGACTGTGCTGCGTGATTATCAAAGAATTGGCTACCAATGGCTGAAGACTCTCGCCCATTACGGGTTCGGCGGCATTTTGGCGGATGACATGGGGCTGGGAAAGACCTTGCAGAGCATCGCCTTTATCGCTTCCTCTGTGCCAGAGATTCGGCGGCGGCGCATCCCTGCTCTCGTCATCTCGCCGGGGTCGCTGGTCTACAATTGGCGTAATGAGCTGCGGAAGTTCGCGCCGAACATCCGCGTGCTGATTGCGGACGGCAGCCAAACCGAGCGAGCGGAGAAAATGCAAAGGCTGGCGGAGGCCGACGTCGTCCTCACGTCGTACCCGCTCTTGCTGCGAGATGTGGAGCTCTATGCCAAGCAACCGTTCCACACCCTCATTCTGGATGAGGCGCAAGCCTTCAAAAACCATGCGACGCAGACGGCTCAGGCGGTCAAATCGATCCAAGCCGGTTACCGGTTTGCCTTGACCGGAACTCCTGTCGAGAACCGCATCGAAGAGCTGTGGTCGATCTTTAGCGTCGTCTTCCCGGCATTGTTCCAGGATCGGAAGGCATTCGGAAACTTAACGCGCAAAGAGGTGTCCAAACGGGCGCGGCCTTTCATGCTGCGCAGATGGAAGAGCGAGGTGCTTCAAGACCTGCCGGACAAAATGGAGTCGATCAAGCCAACCGAGCTTCTGCCGGAACAGAAGAAATTGTATGCCGCTTATTTGGCCAAGCTGCAGCAGGAAACCTTAAAGCATCTAAGCGTAGATGGTTATCACAAGAGCCGGATCAAAATCCTGGCCGGTCTCACCCGGCTTCGGCAAATTTGCTGTCATCCCGCCCTTTTTATCGAAGGATACAAAGGAGGCTCCGCGAAGCTTGCGCAGCTGATGGAGATCGTAGAAGAGTGCCTGGCCAACCGGAAACGCATGCTGATCTTCTCTCAATTCACGGAGATGCTCGGCCTCATCGGCCACGCGCTGAGCGATCAAGGCATTCCATTTTTTTATTTGGACGGGTCTACACGGGCCCGCGAGCGCGTTGAGCTGTGCGACCGGTTTAACGATGGCGAAATGGACGTCTTCCTTATTTCCTTGAAGGCAGGAGGAACCGGTCTGAATTTGACAGGAGCGGATACCGTTGTCCTGTATGATCTGTGGTGGAACCCTGCAGTGGAGCAGCAAGCCGCCGACCGCGCCCATCGTATGGGGCAAAAAAACGTCGTCCAAGTCATCCGCCTGATCACCCAAGGCACGATGGAGGAAAAAATGTACGAACTCCAGCACAAAAAGAAACATCTGATTGACGAAGTGTTGGGACTCGATCAGGAGGCGGTGCCCACGCTTACCGAACAAGAGCTTCGCGAGCTCTTGATGATTTAA
- a CDS encoding rhomboid family intramembrane serine protease yields the protein MLQLFLVQLKQRKPIITLLLVLACLISTVPQFFLPDLYDTISGQVPAIRHFYLIPLSSFTHSPEILINHFIGNILVFLLFGSITELLIGSSRFAFISVLTFISTTLINIWHSTDGVAGHGASGICWGYFVFFAFFVIIFYETKGKFIFKDIFLITLLVLMSFYLWGIPLLEVVVLGHNFFENFGQVLHLISMIVVVPFVLLWRKSIEHRVLQILNGEEIYQKNVLKNLPSLLLVGILLINVYGTIETVRFTNKYSAPLISHINPPKGTSVTDMPERIIINFKYPVLIHSEKLITTSINYETQEPPSFRTAWIDEQTMEIRFSRRFQEKENLMLGYLMTINTKEGIQFKDVTRIEYK from the coding sequence ATGCTGCAATTATTTCTTGTTCAACTGAAACAACGTAAGCCTATCATTACATTATTACTAGTATTAGCATGTCTAATATCAACTGTTCCCCAATTCTTCCTGCCGGATTTATATGACACCATTTCTGGTCAAGTCCCCGCAATAAGACATTTTTATCTAATTCCACTATCATCTTTCACACATTCGCCGGAAATTTTAATTAATCACTTCATTGGGAACATACTGGTGTTTCTTCTATTTGGAAGCATTACTGAATTATTGATCGGATCCTCCCGGTTCGCTTTTATATCCGTTCTTACATTCATCTCGACTACTCTCATTAATATTTGGCATTCAACAGATGGTGTCGCAGGCCACGGGGCTTCAGGAATATGCTGGGGTTACTTTGTATTTTTCGCTTTCTTTGTAATTATCTTTTATGAGACCAAGGGAAAATTTATTTTTAAAGATATCTTTTTAATTACTCTACTTGTGTTAATGAGTTTCTATTTATGGGGAATTCCTCTGTTGGAGGTTGTCGTCCTGGGCCATAACTTCTTTGAAAACTTTGGCCAGGTTCTGCATTTAATTTCCATGATCGTAGTGGTACCTTTTGTTTTACTCTGGCGCAAAAGCATAGAACACCGTGTTTTACAAATATTGAATGGCGAGGAGATTTATCAAAAAAACGTTCTAAAAAACTTACCTTCGTTGTTGCTTGTTGGTATATTGTTGATCAACGTTTATGGCACTATTGAGACTGTCAGGTTTACAAATAAGTATTCGGCTCCCCTTATTAGTCATATCAATCCACCGAAAGGCACCTCCGTTACAGATATGCCAGAACGTATCATCATCAACTTTAAGTACCCCGTATTAATACATTCGGAAAAATTAATCACCACTTCCATTAACTACGAAACACAAGAACCACCTTCGTTCAGAACAGCATGGATAGATGAGCAAACAATGGAAATCCGCTTTTCTCGGAGGTTTCAAGAGAAGGAGAACCTTATGCTTGGCTACTTAATGACAATAAACACGAAAGAGGGAATTCAATTCAAAGATGTGACCCGAATCGAGTATAAATAA
- a CDS encoding sporulation protein: MSMFKKVLASVGIGSAKVDTRLEEAQVVAGGTLRGVVSIRGGQVEQQIDAIYIYVKTQYEKEENDKKVTREAEIARILITEGFLLQAEEVREIPFELTVPERTPVSYRHTPVWLMTGLDIKMALDPSDHDYLEVLPSDNMQVIFGALDKLGFRLREVTNEYAPRLGAGLPFVQEFEYVPTREFRGALDELEVMFFPQGDDLEMYIQIDRRARGLGGFLAEAIGTDESFIRFTLTGNELRRGVQEVSSQLHQFISHYS, encoded by the coding sequence ATGTCTATGTTCAAAAAGGTATTGGCAAGCGTCGGCATCGGGTCGGCTAAAGTAGACACTCGGCTGGAGGAGGCGCAAGTAGTGGCTGGCGGTACGCTGCGCGGGGTAGTATCCATTCGCGGAGGCCAGGTGGAGCAGCAAATTGACGCGATTTACATTTATGTAAAGACTCAGTACGAGAAAGAAGAAAATGATAAAAAGGTAACCCGCGAAGCAGAAATAGCACGGATCCTCATTACGGAGGGATTCTTGCTGCAGGCAGAGGAAGTTCGGGAAATTCCATTTGAACTTACCGTCCCTGAGCGTACACCCGTATCGTACCGCCATACACCGGTATGGCTGATGACGGGGCTGGATATCAAGATGGCGCTGGACCCAAGCGACCATGATTATCTAGAGGTACTGCCGAGCGATAACATGCAGGTGATATTCGGCGCGCTGGATAAGCTGGGCTTCAGGCTGCGTGAGGTGACCAATGAGTATGCTCCCCGTCTTGGCGCAGGCTTGCCTTTCGTACAGGAGTTCGAGTATGTGCCGACCCGCGAGTTTCGCGGCGCTCTGGATGAGCTTGAAGTGATGTTCTTTCCGCAGGGCGACGATCTGGAGATGTATATCCAGATTGACCGCAGAGCTCGCGGACTGGGAGGATTCTTGGCAGAAGCGATAGGTACGGACGAGAGCTTTATCCGCTTTACCTTGACCGGTAATGAGCTCCGCCGCGGCGTACAAGAGGTGTCCAGCCAATTGCATCAGTTCATCTCCCATTATAGCTAA